CGGATCAACTCGCCGAGTGGAAGAAGGCGGTCAAACCGCTGCATGACAGCTGGGCCGAGGCGGTGAAGAAGGCCGGTGGCGATCCGGAAAAGATCGCTGCCGATCTGCAGGCGACCCTGAAAAAGTACGACGCCGGATTCTGATTCCGTCATTCCGGGGCGCGCGCTGGCGCGTCCCCGGAAGCTCGTTCATAACGTCCAGGTCCGGGGCTCGCTCGCCTTGTGAGCTCCCGGAATGACCGCTCCTGACAGCGATAGTCCGATATCATGGCTGCCAATCCTGAAGTCACTCAAGACGGCGTCATCACCGGTCCGCCCGAGCCGGCCCGCAAGAATTTCATGGACCGCTTCATCGATTCGATCGAATGGGTCGCTGCGTTCTTCGTCGGCGTCGTCGCGCTGAACACCTTCACTGCGGTGTTCATGCGCAAATTCTTCTCGGTGACGATCCCCGACTACTACAACTTCGGCCAGTTCCTGCTCGGCATCCTGATCTTCTGGGGCATTGCGGCGACCAGCTATCGCGGCACTCACATCACCGTGGACCTGGTGTGGGCCAATGCCTCGCCGCGTTACCAGCGCTGGATCGACATCTTCGCGACGCTGGTGCTGCTGTTCGTCGTCACGGTGCAAACCTACACGTTGGTCGACAAGGTGATCGACACCAGGAACAGCCACATCGTCACCATGGATCTTGGTGTGCCGGTCTGGCCGTTC
The DNA window shown above is from Bradyrhizobium sp. ISRA464 and carries:
- a CDS encoding TRAP transporter small permease — its product is MAANPEVTQDGVITGPPEPARKNFMDRFIDSIEWVAAFFVGVVALNTFTAVFMRKFFSVTIPDYYNFGQFLLGILIFWGIAATSYRGTHITVDLVWANASPRYQRWIDIFATLVLLFVVTVQTYTLVDKVIDTRNSHIVTMDLGVPVWPFFLVSWIGDVSAVLLIAIRTYRLIFHPEDIHDAKIKTAE